The Acipenser ruthenus chromosome 37, fAciRut3.2 maternal haplotype, whole genome shotgun sequence genome has a window encoding:
- the LOC117962397 gene encoding transcription factor 7-like 1-A isoform X2 yields MPQLNGGGGDDLGANDEMIPFKDEGEQEEKISENVSAERDLDDVKSSLVNESENNSSSSDSEAERRPQPTRQDLENYEKAREYFSEALRRQQDGGFFKSPHYPGYPFLMIPDLSNPYLSSGSLSTGARTYLQMKWPLLDVPGSGGLKDSRASTPGHLSNKVPVVQHPHHMHPLTPLITYSNEHFSPGTPPPHLSPEIDPKTGETGGWMEQHLPAGSLGWLSKERSFYGIPRTPHPSELSPYYPLSPGAVGQIPHPLGWLVPQQGQPMYSIPPGGFRHPYPALAMNASMSSLVSSRFSPHMVSHHPHSLHQTGIPHPAIVSPAIKQEPNQGHLSPSMHSKSPAPVKKEEEKKPHVKKPLNAFMLYMKEMRAKVVAECTLKESAAINQILGRRWHSLTREEQAKYYELARKERQLHSQLYPGWSARDNYGKRKKRKREKQQPDGELEDQFSSRNKKPCTQYMPPDKMCDSPASSHGSMLDSPATPSVALASPAAPAATHSEQAQPLSLTTKPEGRAHHPHPHFSLSSKPRGPSPSSAQPGLSLSIGSPGSQSPHILSRPIPFSSLQHAMLTPPTSFHQAALHSHHALLQSQPLSLVTKSAD; encoded by the exons ATGCCGCAGTTAAACGGAGGCGGTGGGGATGACTTGGGGGCGAACGATGAGATGATCCCGTTTAAAGACGAAGGGGAACAGGAGGAGAAAATCTCCGAAAATGTTTCGGCGGAGAGGGACTTGGACGACGTAAAATCCTCGCTGGTGAACGAGTCTGAAAATAACAGCAGTTCGTCAGATTCGGAG GCGGAGAGGCGCCCTCAACCAACGAGACAAGACTTAGAAAACTACGAGAAAGCTAGAGAATACTTTAGCGAAG CTTTAAGAAGACAGCAAGATGGAGGATTTTTTAAGAGTCCCCATTATCCTGGATATCCGTTTCTAATGATCCCAGATCTCTCAAACCCATACCTATCCAGCGGTTCCCTCTCCACCGGCGCTAGAACG TACCTGCAGATGAAATGGCCGCTCCTCGATGTTCCCGGATCGGGTGGACTGAAGGACTCTAGGGCATCGACGCCTGGACACTTA TCGAACAAGGTCCCGGTGGTGCAGCATCCCCACCACATGCACCCCCTGACCCCCCTCATCACCTACAGCAACGAACACTTCTCCCCGGGCACCCCCCCTCCACACCTCTCTCCAGAGATCGACCCAAAGACAGGTGAGACTGGAGGCTGGATGGAGCAGCACCTGCCCGCTGGCTCTCTGGGCTGGCTCAGCAAGGAACGCTCCTTTTATG GTATCCCAAGGACACCCCACCCCTCAGAACTCTCGCCCTACTACCCGCTGTCTCCCGGCGCTGTGGGGCAGATCCCACACCCTCTGGGGTGGCTGGTACCCCA GCAGGGCCAGCCCATGTACTCAATACCTCCGGGGGGATTCAGACACCCCTACCCAGCTCTTGCAATGAACGCGTCCATGTCGAG TTTGGTGTCCAGTCGCTTCTCCCCCCACATGGTGTCCCATCACCCACACAGCCTTCACCAGACGGGCATCCCTCACCCCGCCATCGTCTCGCCCGCCATCAAGCAGGAGCCCAACCAGGGCCACCTCAGCCCCTCCATGCACTC GAAGTCTCCCGCGCCTGTAAAGAAAGAGGAGGAAAAGAAACCACATGTGAAGAAACCACTCAACGCTTTCATGCTCTACATGAAGGAGATGAGGGCCAAGGTGGTGGCGGAGTGCACACTGAAGGAGAGCGCAGCCATCAATCAGATACTGGGCCGACGG TGGCACTCCCTGACGCGAGAAGAGCAAGCCAAGTACTACGAACTGGCGCGCAAAGAACGGCAGCTCCACTCGCAGCTCTACCCCGGGTGGTCAGCGCGAGATAACTAC GGCAAAAGGAAAAAGAGGAAGAGGGAAAAACAGCAGCCGGATGGAGAGTTGGAAG ATCAATTCTCCTCGCGGAACAAGAAGCCTTGCACGCAGTACATGCCTCCTGACAAGATGTGCGACAGCCCGGCCTCGTCCCACGGCAGTATGCTGGACTCTCCGGCCACTCCCTCCGTGGCCCTGGCCTCCCCTGCTGCCCCAGCGGCCACGCACTCGGAGCAGGCACAGCCGCTGTCCCTGACCACCAAACCAGAGGGTCGGGcgcaccacccccacccccacttcTCACTGTCCAGCAAGCCCCGAGGCCCCTCCCCTTCCTCCGCCCAACCCGGCCTCTCGCTGTCAATTGGCTCTCCGGGCAGCCAATCTCCGCATATCCTGTCCCGGCCAATCCCCTTCAGCTCACTCCAACACGCCATGTTGACTCCTCCCACTTCCTTTCATCAGGCCGCCCTCCATTCCCATCATGCATTGCTCCAGTCCCAGCCGCTGTCCTTGGTAACCAAATCAgccgactaa
- the LOC117962397 gene encoding transcription factor 7-like 1-A isoform X4, with amino-acid sequence MPQLNGGGGDDLGANDEMIPFKDEGEQEEKISENVSAERDLDDVKSSLVNESENNSSSSDSEAERRPQPTRQDLENYEKAREYFSEALRRQQDGGFFKSPHYPGYPFLMIPDLSNPYLSSGSLSTGARTYLQMKWPLLDVPGSGGLKDSRASTPGHLSNKVPVVQHPHHMHPLTPLITYSNEHFSPGTPPPHLSPEIDPKTGIPRTPHPSELSPYYPLSPGAVGQIPHPLGWLVPQQGQPMYSIPPGGFRHPYPALAMNASMSSLVSSRFSPHMVSHHPHSLHQTGIPHPAIVSPAIKQEPNQGHLSPSMHSKSPAPVKKEEEKKPHVKKPLNAFMLYMKEMRAKVVAECTLKESAAINQILGRRWHSLTREEQAKYYELARKERQLHSQLYPGWSARDNYGKRKKRKREKQQPDGELEDQFSSRNKKPCTQYMPPDKMCDSPASSHGSMLDSPATPSVALASPAAPAATHSEQAQPLSLTTKPEGRAHHPHPHFSLSSKPRGPSPSSAQPGLSLSIGSPGSQSPHILSRPIPFSSLQHAMLTPPTSFHQAALHSHHALLQSQPLSLVTKSAD; translated from the exons ATGCCGCAGTTAAACGGAGGCGGTGGGGATGACTTGGGGGCGAACGATGAGATGATCCCGTTTAAAGACGAAGGGGAACAGGAGGAGAAAATCTCCGAAAATGTTTCGGCGGAGAGGGACTTGGACGACGTAAAATCCTCGCTGGTGAACGAGTCTGAAAATAACAGCAGTTCGTCAGATTCGGAG GCGGAGAGGCGCCCTCAACCAACGAGACAAGACTTAGAAAACTACGAGAAAGCTAGAGAATACTTTAGCGAAG CTTTAAGAAGACAGCAAGATGGAGGATTTTTTAAGAGTCCCCATTATCCTGGATATCCGTTTCTAATGATCCCAGATCTCTCAAACCCATACCTATCCAGCGGTTCCCTCTCCACCGGCGCTAGAACG TACCTGCAGATGAAATGGCCGCTCCTCGATGTTCCCGGATCGGGTGGACTGAAGGACTCTAGGGCATCGACGCCTGGACACTTA TCGAACAAGGTCCCGGTGGTGCAGCATCCCCACCACATGCACCCCCTGACCCCCCTCATCACCTACAGCAACGAACACTTCTCCCCGGGCACCCCCCCTCCACACCTCTCTCCAGAGATCGACCCAAAGACAG GTATCCCAAGGACACCCCACCCCTCAGAACTCTCGCCCTACTACCCGCTGTCTCCCGGCGCTGTGGGGCAGATCCCACACCCTCTGGGGTGGCTGGTACCCCA GCAGGGCCAGCCCATGTACTCAATACCTCCGGGGGGATTCAGACACCCCTACCCAGCTCTTGCAATGAACGCGTCCATGTCGAG TTTGGTGTCCAGTCGCTTCTCCCCCCACATGGTGTCCCATCACCCACACAGCCTTCACCAGACGGGCATCCCTCACCCCGCCATCGTCTCGCCCGCCATCAAGCAGGAGCCCAACCAGGGCCACCTCAGCCCCTCCATGCACTC GAAGTCTCCCGCGCCTGTAAAGAAAGAGGAGGAAAAGAAACCACATGTGAAGAAACCACTCAACGCTTTCATGCTCTACATGAAGGAGATGAGGGCCAAGGTGGTGGCGGAGTGCACACTGAAGGAGAGCGCAGCCATCAATCAGATACTGGGCCGACGG TGGCACTCCCTGACGCGAGAAGAGCAAGCCAAGTACTACGAACTGGCGCGCAAAGAACGGCAGCTCCACTCGCAGCTCTACCCCGGGTGGTCAGCGCGAGATAACTAC GGCAAAAGGAAAAAGAGGAAGAGGGAAAAACAGCAGCCGGATGGAGAGTTGGAAG ATCAATTCTCCTCGCGGAACAAGAAGCCTTGCACGCAGTACATGCCTCCTGACAAGATGTGCGACAGCCCGGCCTCGTCCCACGGCAGTATGCTGGACTCTCCGGCCACTCCCTCCGTGGCCCTGGCCTCCCCTGCTGCCCCAGCGGCCACGCACTCGGAGCAGGCACAGCCGCTGTCCCTGACCACCAAACCAGAGGGTCGGGcgcaccacccccacccccacttcTCACTGTCCAGCAAGCCCCGAGGCCCCTCCCCTTCCTCCGCCCAACCCGGCCTCTCGCTGTCAATTGGCTCTCCGGGCAGCCAATCTCCGCATATCCTGTCCCGGCCAATCCCCTTCAGCTCACTCCAACACGCCATGTTGACTCCTCCCACTTCCTTTCATCAGGCCGCCCTCCATTCCCATCATGCATTGCTCCAGTCCCAGCCGCTGTCCTTGGTAACCAAATCAgccgactaa
- the LOC117962397 gene encoding transcription factor 7-like 1-A isoform X1 translates to MPQLNGGGGDDLGANDEMIPFKDEGEQEEKISENVSAERDLDDVKSSLVNESENNSSSSDSEAERRPQPTRQDLENYEKAREYFSEALRRQQDGGFFKSPHYPGYPFLMIPDLSNPYLSSGSLSTGARTYLQMKWPLLDVPGSGGLKDSRASTPGHLSNKVPVVQHPHHMHPLTPLITYSNEHFSPGTPPPHLSPEIDPKTGETGGWMEQHLPAGSLGWLSKERSFYGIPRTPHPSELSPYYPLSPGAVGQIPHPLGWLVPQQGQPMYSIPPGGFRHPYPALAMNASMSSLVSSRFSPHMVSHHPHSLHQTGIPHPAIVSPAIKQEPNQGHLSPSMHSFPLSDLGLFTVSRRKSPAPVKKEEEKKPHVKKPLNAFMLYMKEMRAKVVAECTLKESAAINQILGRRWHSLTREEQAKYYELARKERQLHSQLYPGWSARDNYGKRKKRKREKQQPDGELEDQFSSRNKKPCTQYMPPDKMCDSPASSHGSMLDSPATPSVALASPAAPAATHSEQAQPLSLTTKPEGRAHHPHPHFSLSSKPRGPSPSSAQPGLSLSIGSPGSQSPHILSRPIPFSSLQHAMLTPPTSFHQAALHSHHALLQSQPLSLVTKSAD, encoded by the exons ATGCCGCAGTTAAACGGAGGCGGTGGGGATGACTTGGGGGCGAACGATGAGATGATCCCGTTTAAAGACGAAGGGGAACAGGAGGAGAAAATCTCCGAAAATGTTTCGGCGGAGAGGGACTTGGACGACGTAAAATCCTCGCTGGTGAACGAGTCTGAAAATAACAGCAGTTCGTCAGATTCGGAG GCGGAGAGGCGCCCTCAACCAACGAGACAAGACTTAGAAAACTACGAGAAAGCTAGAGAATACTTTAGCGAAG CTTTAAGAAGACAGCAAGATGGAGGATTTTTTAAGAGTCCCCATTATCCTGGATATCCGTTTCTAATGATCCCAGATCTCTCAAACCCATACCTATCCAGCGGTTCCCTCTCCACCGGCGCTAGAACG TACCTGCAGATGAAATGGCCGCTCCTCGATGTTCCCGGATCGGGTGGACTGAAGGACTCTAGGGCATCGACGCCTGGACACTTA TCGAACAAGGTCCCGGTGGTGCAGCATCCCCACCACATGCACCCCCTGACCCCCCTCATCACCTACAGCAACGAACACTTCTCCCCGGGCACCCCCCCTCCACACCTCTCTCCAGAGATCGACCCAAAGACAGGTGAGACTGGAGGCTGGATGGAGCAGCACCTGCCCGCTGGCTCTCTGGGCTGGCTCAGCAAGGAACGCTCCTTTTATG GTATCCCAAGGACACCCCACCCCTCAGAACTCTCGCCCTACTACCCGCTGTCTCCCGGCGCTGTGGGGCAGATCCCACACCCTCTGGGGTGGCTGGTACCCCA GCAGGGCCAGCCCATGTACTCAATACCTCCGGGGGGATTCAGACACCCCTACCCAGCTCTTGCAATGAACGCGTCCATGTCGAG TTTGGTGTCCAGTCGCTTCTCCCCCCACATGGTGTCCCATCACCCACACAGCCTTCACCAGACGGGCATCCCTCACCCCGCCATCGTCTCGCCCGCCATCAAGCAGGAGCCCAACCAGGGCCACCTCAGCCCCTCCATGCACTC CTTCCCTCTCTCTGATCTGGGATTGTTCACTGTCTCTCGCAGGAAGTCTCCCGCGCCTGTAAAGAAAGAGGAGGAAAAGAAACCACATGTGAAGAAACCACTCAACGCTTTCATGCTCTACATGAAGGAGATGAGGGCCAAGGTGGTGGCGGAGTGCACACTGAAGGAGAGCGCAGCCATCAATCAGATACTGGGCCGACGG TGGCACTCCCTGACGCGAGAAGAGCAAGCCAAGTACTACGAACTGGCGCGCAAAGAACGGCAGCTCCACTCGCAGCTCTACCCCGGGTGGTCAGCGCGAGATAACTAC GGCAAAAGGAAAAAGAGGAAGAGGGAAAAACAGCAGCCGGATGGAGAGTTGGAAG ATCAATTCTCCTCGCGGAACAAGAAGCCTTGCACGCAGTACATGCCTCCTGACAAGATGTGCGACAGCCCGGCCTCGTCCCACGGCAGTATGCTGGACTCTCCGGCCACTCCCTCCGTGGCCCTGGCCTCCCCTGCTGCCCCAGCGGCCACGCACTCGGAGCAGGCACAGCCGCTGTCCCTGACCACCAAACCAGAGGGTCGGGcgcaccacccccacccccacttcTCACTGTCCAGCAAGCCCCGAGGCCCCTCCCCTTCCTCCGCCCAACCCGGCCTCTCGCTGTCAATTGGCTCTCCGGGCAGCCAATCTCCGCATATCCTGTCCCGGCCAATCCCCTTCAGCTCACTCCAACACGCCATGTTGACTCCTCCCACTTCCTTTCATCAGGCCGCCCTCCATTCCCATCATGCATTGCTCCAGTCCCAGCCGCTGTCCTTGGTAACCAAATCAgccgactaa
- the LOC117962397 gene encoding transcription factor 7-like 1-A isoform X3: MPQLNGGGGDDLGANDEMIPFKDEGEQEEKISENVSAERDLDDVKSSLVNESENNSSSSDSEAERRPQPTRQDLENYEKAREYFSEALRRQQDGGFFKSPHYPGYPFLMIPDLSNPYLSSGSLSTGARTYLQMKWPLLDVPGSGGLKDSRASTPGHLSNKVPVVQHPHHMHPLTPLITYSNEHFSPGTPPPHLSPEIDPKTGIPRTPHPSELSPYYPLSPGAVGQIPHPLGWLVPQQGQPMYSIPPGGFRHPYPALAMNASMSSLVSSRFSPHMVSHHPHSLHQTGIPHPAIVSPAIKQEPNQGHLSPSMHSFPLSDLGLFTVSRRKSPAPVKKEEEKKPHVKKPLNAFMLYMKEMRAKVVAECTLKESAAINQILGRRWHSLTREEQAKYYELARKERQLHSQLYPGWSARDNYGKRKKRKREKQQPDGELEDQFSSRNKKPCTQYMPPDKMCDSPASSHGSMLDSPATPSVALASPAAPAATHSEQAQPLSLTTKPEGRAHHPHPHFSLSSKPRGPSPSSAQPGLSLSIGSPGSQSPHILSRPIPFSSLQHAMLTPPTSFHQAALHSHHALLQSQPLSLVTKSAD; this comes from the exons ATGCCGCAGTTAAACGGAGGCGGTGGGGATGACTTGGGGGCGAACGATGAGATGATCCCGTTTAAAGACGAAGGGGAACAGGAGGAGAAAATCTCCGAAAATGTTTCGGCGGAGAGGGACTTGGACGACGTAAAATCCTCGCTGGTGAACGAGTCTGAAAATAACAGCAGTTCGTCAGATTCGGAG GCGGAGAGGCGCCCTCAACCAACGAGACAAGACTTAGAAAACTACGAGAAAGCTAGAGAATACTTTAGCGAAG CTTTAAGAAGACAGCAAGATGGAGGATTTTTTAAGAGTCCCCATTATCCTGGATATCCGTTTCTAATGATCCCAGATCTCTCAAACCCATACCTATCCAGCGGTTCCCTCTCCACCGGCGCTAGAACG TACCTGCAGATGAAATGGCCGCTCCTCGATGTTCCCGGATCGGGTGGACTGAAGGACTCTAGGGCATCGACGCCTGGACACTTA TCGAACAAGGTCCCGGTGGTGCAGCATCCCCACCACATGCACCCCCTGACCCCCCTCATCACCTACAGCAACGAACACTTCTCCCCGGGCACCCCCCCTCCACACCTCTCTCCAGAGATCGACCCAAAGACAG GTATCCCAAGGACACCCCACCCCTCAGAACTCTCGCCCTACTACCCGCTGTCTCCCGGCGCTGTGGGGCAGATCCCACACCCTCTGGGGTGGCTGGTACCCCA GCAGGGCCAGCCCATGTACTCAATACCTCCGGGGGGATTCAGACACCCCTACCCAGCTCTTGCAATGAACGCGTCCATGTCGAG TTTGGTGTCCAGTCGCTTCTCCCCCCACATGGTGTCCCATCACCCACACAGCCTTCACCAGACGGGCATCCCTCACCCCGCCATCGTCTCGCCCGCCATCAAGCAGGAGCCCAACCAGGGCCACCTCAGCCCCTCCATGCACTC CTTCCCTCTCTCTGATCTGGGATTGTTCACTGTCTCTCGCAGGAAGTCTCCCGCGCCTGTAAAGAAAGAGGAGGAAAAGAAACCACATGTGAAGAAACCACTCAACGCTTTCATGCTCTACATGAAGGAGATGAGGGCCAAGGTGGTGGCGGAGTGCACACTGAAGGAGAGCGCAGCCATCAATCAGATACTGGGCCGACGG TGGCACTCCCTGACGCGAGAAGAGCAAGCCAAGTACTACGAACTGGCGCGCAAAGAACGGCAGCTCCACTCGCAGCTCTACCCCGGGTGGTCAGCGCGAGATAACTAC GGCAAAAGGAAAAAGAGGAAGAGGGAAAAACAGCAGCCGGATGGAGAGTTGGAAG ATCAATTCTCCTCGCGGAACAAGAAGCCTTGCACGCAGTACATGCCTCCTGACAAGATGTGCGACAGCCCGGCCTCGTCCCACGGCAGTATGCTGGACTCTCCGGCCACTCCCTCCGTGGCCCTGGCCTCCCCTGCTGCCCCAGCGGCCACGCACTCGGAGCAGGCACAGCCGCTGTCCCTGACCACCAAACCAGAGGGTCGGGcgcaccacccccacccccacttcTCACTGTCCAGCAAGCCCCGAGGCCCCTCCCCTTCCTCCGCCCAACCCGGCCTCTCGCTGTCAATTGGCTCTCCGGGCAGCCAATCTCCGCATATCCTGTCCCGGCCAATCCCCTTCAGCTCACTCCAACACGCCATGTTGACTCCTCCCACTTCCTTTCATCAGGCCGCCCTCCATTCCCATCATGCATTGCTCCAGTCCCAGCCGCTGTCCTTGGTAACCAAATCAgccgactaa